The stretch of DNA GTGTCTCCTCTCTTTCTCAAGCAATGTTGCAGGGTGCTTACAACAAAAACGAATCTACTTTCTTAGTAATATTGAACCCTCTCAAAATATTTGGCACAAACATATAATTTGTTGGGAAAGTTGTCCTTCCCAGTAAAATGTTAAGTACCTTGAGGGCACAGactgttttacttttgtcttttttacttcCAGTAAAATGTCTggtacataataagataataataattaatgatgagaggatttacatagcattttagaAACACCATCTCATCTAATTCACTTGACAGTTCCTTAAGAGAGAtgcccatttcacaaatgaggaaactaagactaagAGAGATTAGGCATCTcgctcagggtcactcagctagaaaGCATCTGAAACTGCATCTGAGCTCAGATCTTgactctactgtgccacctcactaacccattaagaaatgcttgttggctAACCAATTCATAGTTCGATAATAAGTCGTGATGGCTAAGATGGAATCATCTCAAATAGCCTTaataacacaaaataaacaaaaacaaaagagtaTCGTGGTATTGTGCCAATAGATTCTGGATTCTAACCCTGGCTCTGTCTCTAGTTGTGTAACTCAGTATAACCCACTGAATCTCTCTAAGTTtcagctttttcatctgtaaaaacaatAAGGCTGTACTGTACAACCAATAAAGTCCCTTATAGCTCAAACATTCAGTGAGGCTTCTCATCACTACCATCACTAGTGGCAACTATTTTAACACTTTCCAACAACTGAATTAGGAGTTAACCCCATTTCTCCTGAAGCATTTCACAATCCAAATTGAGCTCCTCCATTttgattctcaaaaaaaaaaaaaaagtaacacttACTTTGGAGAGAGTATATGAATCATCACCAGTTCTACCCAGCAGGCATACTTGATGGGTACGTATATGCCCATAACATTCGTGTGTCCTCCAGGGTTATAACTGTTGTTAAGAACTTTCAAGGCAAATAAAactcctaaaaaaagaaatacatatattatcttttaaaaaagaaaaagcacacCACACAAATGGCATCAcaattatataaacaaaacaaattcaaagcaaaaaaaaggtcTACAACTTAGTGCTAGGAACGATTATTTCCCCTAAACTTGTCAAGCTAGCTTTTGGAAGAAAGACAATGTTTCAATGAAATTATTCCTCTAACTAATTCAATTCAGAAGTTACTAATTAGTGTTACTAATgagaggtagctaggtagcactggccctggagtcaggaggtcctgaattcaaattcgacctcagacacttagctgtgtgaccttggacaagtcacttaactccattgccttgcaaaaaaaaacacttaaggTGTTACCCATGAGCTCTTAAGTCCACACCATactctcttcctgacttcaactaGAAGAGGGATGACAATGGCATAACAGATTTTACAACCCTGGGCCTGAAATTAGGTAggtctagattcaaatcctatttcagattCTTACTTCCTATATTACTCTGGGTAATCATTTATCCTCTCatagtttcaatttcctcatctgtatttgaaaattaaattatatagcACATGAGAAGctctttgtgaaccttaaaagTATTGTATGAATGATAATCACTGTTaggatttttatttatattattattatttcatcagAAAGTACTTCTCAGACTTAATATGTTATAAGGgctcagagaaagaagagatattcAGGGTAAATAGAGTCGGAGGAAAAAGGAATTGATTGTCTTCAACATTCTTGTGCTTTCTGGTCCTCCTTCAATCTATTCTCTAAAtcttaaaatacagaattgaaATCTTGCTAACAATTTCAACACAagaaaaatctatatttaaaaaaagggagaTGGTTGGAAACAAGAGTTGGTCAAAGGAATACTCaatagtttttgaaaaaatttccATTACAAGCAATTCAACACCAAAATCTAATGATTCCTATGGTTGAATTTTCTATGAATGCCACTGGCATAAATTAGCTCTCCTACCATTCCAACACCATTTGTTAATAACCCAAAGTAGACTTCTGGGATTCTGACCTTTCACTCAGCACCAAACCACTTTCTAATGGCCTAATATCAATGTAACAGTGGTAGTCACAGGgggaagaacagaagaaaaaactacTATGTTCCTCTTAGCCTTAATTTAGATTCATCACTGTGAACAATGCTCTGCCTTTCTCCTAGAATTGTAGCATGTCACCTCTGGCAGGGACCTTcaagaccatctagttcaaccttactttacagatgagaaaaatgaggctaaGTGAATTAGTCAGGAGTCTCACCAAGGTGAGTGATAAAATTGGGTACATGAccccaagtctcctgactcctgacCTTGACTACCATACTgggtttctttcccttctctaggATAATGGTCACTCATGACTCTCTCTCTGTATCAGAGAATATCAAAGTTAGAAGGTATCCCACCCATTCAtcacctctctctctcaccaCAAAGGTCTCACTGTAATCTTCTCTGCTTTAGTTTTTCCTGAATACAGGGGGtgggaggtaaaaaaaaaatgactttatttttcaatggGTTTCTTGAATCACTCTTTCATcaaatgttccatgacatatttCACTTCATTCCCACCTTTTTGGCTGTCTCCTCCTCTGGTTAGTTTCTCCTCTACCCCAGTCATCTAGTCCCTCATAGATGGGCTATTTTCAATTTACTACCCCTATGGCCCAGTCATTATCTATTGTCATCTTCACATTACAGTGCCTTCCCTAACCACCtctaccctttttaaaaaaaaaatttttatttatttaaggcaatagggtcaaaagacttgcccaaggtcacacagctaggcaatcattaagtgtctgaggctggatttgaactcaggtcctcccgactccagggcctgccacctaactgccccctcccTCTACTCTTTATCCTTATCCATAGCTATATGTCTATCTATGTGTCTAGATCTAAGTAGTTTCTCCACTGAAGGCTTGAGATCAAgaactacttttcttttttaacccaGTGTTTGGCACAATCTTGACcaagagtaggtgcttaatatatatcttcattcattcattcatttattcattcattcattctcacttttggacaactctaactgttgggaaatttttcctgatcccaaattttcttctctgtaccTCCTAGTCACTGCTTCTGGGCATAAGAAGATCAACTTGAATTCCCTCTTCTCCATGTCAGTCCTGCAAATACCTGAacccaattattattattttttttagactAAACATACCCAGTTCCTTCCAGCAATCCTCATATGGGAGAGACTCAAGGACTTCCACCATTTCTGGTTTCTGCACAGAATGTTCTACCTTCCCGATGTCCTTCCTAGAGAGTAATTAGGTCACCAACACCCATGGAGAACACACACTAAGTGAAAGGATACAATCCTTCACTCCTCCCTGAGGATCTTCATAAATGCTGTCCCAAAGATTATCCTGCCTTACCTGAGAAACCAACAGCACAGTAGATTTTGTAGTCAGGTTGGTCCAGAAGTTCTGAAATAGTATATTCTATTGCCAGGTAGATCACACCAGTGAGCAAGGAGAAAACTGCTATGATGTAGGCAAACCAAATATTTCCTAGTCTTTTTTCCAATATAAGTCCTTTCCACAACAAGGACACCATGTTGAAATATAAATGCCAGTCATCTGCATGGTGGAAAGGAGAAAGTAGCAGGCGCTCCCAATCTTTTTTCTCATAACATGATTCTACACTTAGGCAAAGCCCATAGATAGGTTTTGCGGGGTTGAGAAAAAGCCAGATGTTGAGGGCCATACATGCCAGAGTGACAGGAGGGATATTAGTGAACCCAACTTgcatgatttgaaaaaaaagtaaaagcaggCCTTGATGAATTCCTCTTGACCTCCGCTGCATGATGCTTAAAAGTTCAGAAGACTAACTCAATGGAAGCAAAAtatctgattttcaaaatccaaaAGGAGCCCACTAGCAGTTATatctgaaataaaattgaaatataagTTAAAACAATGTATAGTGAACAAATATGAATTTCTAGTTTGATCTTAGATTCTGATGCCATACCCTTCCCAATTCACAGAATCAAGAATTCTATAAccatctcttcattttgcagatatggGTCAGAAAGATGATCTACAAGACTGATCTAAAGTCATTTATGGCTCTCAATGCTGTCTCTTCTCCCAAGAGAAAAAGTCTACTGGACTGTTAGGTTTTCccagaaatggaaatagaatatATCTTGATAAGATATGAAAACTGGAATAATGCTAGCCCAGAGCAGAAAGGGACTCTCAGGAACCAAGCCTGGGAAAtatttatggaaatatatttttctgttaaGTTCCTTCTTCGAGGAAAGTCCTTGGTTAGAAACCAGGTGAAGAAAAATCTCCACACTATCACCTCTGGtaaagttaaaaatagaaaagaataacaaAGTGAGTACTCAAGGATTAAAGAACCATTCCTGAAATAGTAGGACTTGATACGAGTAGACATCTGATGGAATCAAGGATTTGGAGTTGTAAGGGTCCTTAGAAGACAACTAGCCCTCCTTTAACAGCTAAAGAAAACGAGCAACAAGGCCACAGAGGTAGTAATcatcagaggcaaaatttgaatccaaTCCTCCAACTCCAAAGGTATCCTAGTATAATGTCTTTTTTAATAGcctctttaatttatttcttccctgctttctttcttttgaggaaaggaaaagggaatctCTGGAAGAAGGTAAGATTTAGTGACAAAATTGTAGCCTAAATCCTGAGCTATAATTTTATCAGGTAAAAGAATTGCAGCTTCTCCATACCCAACCTTCTTTTAATGCTCCACGTGtgtgctcatttaaaaaaaaaataattacaggctgtgtgactaatatagaaatgtttaacatgattgtacatgtataacccatatcagataaCTTGCTCTCTTGGGAAGgggagataaaagggaaaaagggagaaaaatgtggaattcaaaatcttaaaaaaatgagtgttgaaaattatttttatatgtaattggaaaaaatactattaagtaaaaagaaaagaattacagGTTGTTTCAAATCCTGGTAAGAAGCTAAAATGCTATTGATGTACATAACCAGAGAAAGGCCTACTTTGTATAGCTTTCAAAATTGGGGAGGGCAGGACACAATGGCTAAAATTACAAGCTATTTTTGACTATAATATAGATTCAGAATGCAGTTAATATCATGGGACATGGGACATGGTACAGTGCAATGTACAACAAATTCAAAGTTAAACAGTCTTTGTGTGGGAATTTAAAAGTATCATAATATTATGTTTCTACTTGTCATTCATTTTGttaagtaaattaaaaagctgctttcaaaaaataaaacaaaaccctgaAAATTTTGGAAGACTGAAAAAACTCAAGAATAGTCCTagataaacatattttaaaggagtaaactcaaattcaatttctttaagttttaatTGTCTTgagtttttaaagtaaaattattttttcatcattgatAAATATATCACAAGCTTGATGAAGAAATTCACTCAAGAAGCTAAGACTAATAAGCAAAGACAAGAAACAGTTTTCAATGGCAGAAATAAAGAAACACAAAGTTAAAAAGTCCAAATCCAGAAAAATAATCCATTCTATTTATCACTGATATTCACAAgtctatttttgaagaagtcaAAAGGCCACTAGAGTTGCTTTGTATAAATACTTTAGTGTGTAACTTAATAAGACTGAAATACACTGAAAGTGTAACCAGTGACTAGGTTGCTAAGACTTATTTTTCCCCCAGAGAAAATTTGCTACTTTTCAAAAGTAGAGGCAAACTGATGTCTCTAGTCAGAGACTTAGTTTGCATTATGGAAATAAGCAATTGAGAATTTGTTAACTGTAAAAAGTATCATTCAACATGATAAACATTAGAGCTGCCTGAACAGACTAGTAAGATCAAAATTATGTTtgagaaattatatataaaaagtcAAGTAATtctatttacaaattatttaataCAGTGGGAATAATAGATTGATATACAATGGAAAGGGAATTATCCATTTGACTGTAGATCTTTGTTATCAGTTAGCTAAGAAACCAAAAATCTTCTTTTCCATTGCAAGCTAATAAAGcaacaaaataattaaagatgttcattggataatatttgtaaaaaacatatttttgaaaCCAATACTGGGGGAAATCGTTAATGACAATTTCCTGCTGTTGATGATGACAAGAGAAATTATCAACATGTAAGGAAgactgtatttctttttaaatgaaaatgaaaaaggcaaCTGGATGGCATAGCAGATGGAGTACTCAACTTTGTAATCAAGAAAACATGAACtcgtgtcaggaagacctgggttgtCCCATTTTTAACTGTAACTCAGTTTCAagagtttcttatctgtaaaatggaaacaacagCAATACTTTCATTCCACATCACTTGTCTTAAGGATCTTAAGAAAACAAacataaagtgctttataaatcttattaTCATATAACATAGAAGAATTCTATTGGATTCCCTGCTAATAGAACATAATCAAtgtcaagaaaaaaaacagttccttAAGAAGCACTGGCCAAAAATGTGACTTCTTGTATATTCTGGATATATTTGAAAGCTTTTCAGTCacttgtataaaaaaaaaaaaagaccatggaGTAGAGAGCTACAAAGTCTTTTCAGTTACACAagtaaaaatttcattaaaaaaatcaaaaatcaacaACCAACAGTTCATTAAAATGGTGTAGATGGGGTCACTTCTACAGTATTTCAAAATCCTCTGTTGATAACACTTCTTCAACATGTCTAGTATAGGAATACGTTTTGCttggctatacatatatatatatatatatatatatatatatatatatatatatgttatgagGATTTTTTGTCTaccagtaatcttttttttttaaggtttttgtaaggcaaatggggttaagtggcttgcccaaggccacacagcttaggtaattattaagtgtctgaggctggatttgaactcaggtcctcctgactccagggctggtgctttatccactgcgccacctagccaccctgattgtcctgatgatgccatgacatgcacatgaactggatttgagtgagggaagtgctgtgctaagtcatcagtctcactttctcttcccaagtcatttgggtccaatgacgaaatataaatcaggatgactacagaggttaagtgatctgctcaGGTTCATTCAGAGCTAGTAAACATCTAAGTCTGgctttgaactcaaaattttcctggctccaggtctctctcctctcttcactgtatcatttaaaaataatttagaaagacATAGGGGAAAAGCAgcttgatatatttttaaattttagtatgaCCTAGTCATTGACAATGAGAAAAGATTTAGATGTATAGTTGTTTACATTATCTTggtgaaagaattaaaataagcTAATCAGTGACCTGAAAATGCTTGAGAGTGGAGAAAGAAGGCAGTAATTTGTACCTTGATAATgcatttcttatattttgtttcaacttACCAGTTGATGCAgtgtgtatataaaaataattaattaaggTTTAAC from Macrotis lagotis isolate mMagLag1 chromosome 6, bilby.v1.9.chrom.fasta, whole genome shotgun sequence encodes:
- the RHBDD1 gene encoding rhomboid-related protein 4, with translation MQRRSRGIHQGLLLLFFQIMQVGFTNIPPVTLACMALNIWLFLNPAKPIYGLCLSVESCYEKKDWERLLLSPFHHADDWHLYFNMVSLLWKGLILEKRLGNIWFAYIIAVFSLLTGVIYLAIEYTISELLDQPDYKIYCAVGFSGVLFALKVLNNSYNPGGHTNVMGIYVPIKYACWVELVMIHILSPKTSFAGHLAGILVGLLYTLGPLKTIMEACAGIFSFNTHYPRQQHYFDNSGYSGYQENFFNQQPYQEIPRNYDIYTAGLTEEEQLQRALHDSIRDRVDVHSSPPPYGFNISPEDEMRRQRLRRFDHH